DNA from Tachysurus fulvidraco isolate hzauxx_2018 chromosome 16, HZAU_PFXX_2.0, whole genome shotgun sequence:
AATATGGAATATGGATGGGGGGAGGGTAATGCTGCCACtaaacagcatatatatatatatatatatatatatatatatatatatatatatatatatatatatatatatataacgatTAAACAGGTTGTGATTTACATTAACAATGCATGCAAGCGAGCAGCTACATGAAGCAGTTAAACAATAATTTGAATCTCTTGAAGCAGCAATTTGTTAATATTGTCTGGCTAGTTGTTAGCAGCACATAAGCTACTCTTCATGCAgaaatttgtgtaaatgttttagatagttctgttgtataaaacagtataaaacaaTACTGTTGTCAGATACTAAGTCTGCCGGCAAGGTGGCCTATCTATATGGATGTATCGATGTAGATTAATAGATACATAATAATgagaaaaaatatgttttttataatCTTTGTCTGTATATGGAAGCTTCAACTTGGTCTGAATACAGCAGCCTGCAGCCTTACCTGTTAAGTCCTGCATTCACTTGCTTATGACATGTTATGTAAATCCCCAAATGGATTGGCTTCTTAATATCTTAAGTAAGTTAACTTACAGTAACTGTTACTGTTTAAGTAAAGGAAGTTacattataatgtaaatattggCACTCCATTAGCACTAGTAATGAAAATAGaacagtaaatatatacagaaagTGAAGTGAGTTTTCTACATGCATACTGAAgttgtatatttttaaagatcGTTCGATACTGAATATTATGTTTCCAATTACTCACAATTTTAATGCTTCCATGCATTGTGCTTTCTTAACCCAGAACATTGTGCGGGGCAGTTTTATTGGACATGGAGACTACATTGCATCAGCAATTGCTGAAATGTCTAGGCTTTCTGTTACCAGCTCCAACTCACTCAGGAGGACTAGTGTGTCTCTTCGAAAACGAGCCAAGTCCTTGGGACGCCTGGGTGACCTGGTTGAGGGGGAAACATATCAGTATCAGGAACTCAATGAAAAGAAACATCAATATAGCCAGTCTGTGTTAGGTTGGCATGACTGGACACGGCAAGTCTATAGTGAAAACGGAAGCCCACAacctgggggaaaaaagagtgCCACTCTCCAACCTAATGGGCTACCACCAAGAGCCAAGTCTATTATTGAAGTCAGTACAGCATCTACAACAACACCGCCACTTATGCCAAGGGATATTTTAGGTTTACAAGGAGCAGGTCATGAAAGCAACTATGCCCACAGTGAGAAACTAGGACTGTATAATCCCAGCATGGCTCAGAGAAGCAGTAAGGCCAACCAAAGGCCTGTGTCCTGCCTCTACAATACTCCCACCTTAAGCCAAGGGTCAAAGGTCACCCCAAGGGTGCCTCCAATCACAGAGCTTGCCTTAGTATCTGTGGAGACCTCAAGGAGGCCATATTCCACTTATGACCTAAAGGTAATATCAAAAATTACAGCCACATGTTAAAAGTAGTAATATGTGAATCGCAAGtcatttattagattttttttacttaatctTTGTTATACAGTAGGtaatttatagttttatatatatatattatctgttGTTCTATTACAGACAAACTCAAGGGGGTTCCCAGCCATCGCAAAACCAAATGGTACCAGCAGTCCCAAACTAGAGTATAGCACCCACTCTCACTCACAGCTCTCCAGCAATGCAACAATCAGATCTCCTAATAATGCCTCAGTACCTCCTATACAGGACAGTCCAACTCAGCCTCGGCCATCGCCTACAGGTTCCCCCTCCACTAACATTTCTGGGGCTTACTCTCCCTGTCTAAGGACTGCTGAGCCAGACAGTACCATATGTGAGCAGCCTGGAGTCACTCATGCACAATTCAAGGCTGCTCTGCAAATGGTAGTGGACAAAGGGGACCCCCGCACCTATTTAGAAAACTTTGTGAAGATTGGTGAAGGCTCAACAGGAGTTGTCTGTATTGCGCGGGAGAAGCATAGTGGGAAACAGGTAGCCGTGAAAATGATGGATCTGAGGAAACAGCAAAGGAGAGAGCTGCTCTTTAATGAAGTATGTCCTGTTGTACTCACTTTAATATGAAAGATCTGTAGTTAATATTGATTAGTTGCAAATGCATTCTtcatattcttattttattactgttttcACCATCTCTGCTTCTGAATATGTAATTGTTTGTGGAGCATTTTAGATAATAACTGTGAATTTGATTTTAGCATGTTTAAAAATCGTATTTTTTAGGTGGTTATCATGAGAGACTACAGGCACAAGAATGTGGTTGAGATGTACAAGAGTGCTCTAGTGGAGGAGGAGCTTTGGGTCATAATGGAGTACTTGCAGGGCGGCGCTTTAACCAACATAGTATCTGAAACTAGGTgagcaacaaataaaacaataaatcatgttttaaGCCCAGTGGTCCCATATAGACCTACATTCATTGGCCATTTTAACAGAAATACCTACCATATAGAACCATGTGTTTTGGATTGTGGTCCATTTCTGGCCCAACAGTACAGCAGATGTAAATAGTGAGTTTCTGGTACAGTTCTATCTCGCTCAtcaatgttaatttttttttttttatcaaacaaaaaatatccaGCCAGCAGCATCCATGGATCTAAAACTGACACTTATACATAAATTCACAATTTTTTCATGTACAGCAATTGTTTAGGGAGAAAAGCAAGCTGTGACTGAAATAATATCTGGTCAGGGGTGTAGCAGATGGGATACAGTCAGCAATTTCACCTGAATGCTAGGTTCACctcataaaatattaaaatacatctCCAGTGAGGTAGCTAACataacagatgagttttaattGCCATACTAAAGAGGAGCTTGGTGGAGAATGGAGATAAACACATTTTACTTGGATTTTGATGTAGATCAAATCATATTATAGGTTAAGTATAAGAGGCATAATTGTTTTAAAGGCTGTGTGAAGTATTGTTTTAACTATATGTTATTGGCTTCACAAAGACTGCCACTGAAACCTTTGCTTCTCAAACAGGACTAAGCAGAAAAACAAGATTATGTTTACAGTTGAATACATAGATTAACTCAGCTACTCACACCCATTCATCTTCACATGACTTAAAGTCTCCCAAGGCTAAGATcactatacatatacactatacaacTCTACCGAGGCTGATCACTATACattctctatgtgtgtgtctgtgtgtctgtgtgtgtgtgtacttgcaCAATCAGGTTGACAGAGGAGCAGATAGCTACAGTGTGTGACGGTGTGCTACAGGCTCTAGCCTATCTCCATGCACAAGGTGTCATCCACCGAGACATCAAGAGTGACTCAATATTACTAACGCTGGATGGGAGAGTAAGTGCAGCTTCTAATGGAAGTCACTGTGATGTTTGTACACATCAGTGTGTCAAATATATCAATAACTATTCAGTTAACCAGTATTTCTTACATAGTATGCATAATACACAGGagaacaaacacatatggaTATGTTCTCTTTTTTCAAGATAAAGCTGTCAGACTTTGGATTCTGTGCTCAGATCAGCAAAGACATTCCAAAGAGGAAGTCATTAGTTGGAACACCATATTGGATGGCTCCAGAGGTTATCTCCAAAACCCCATATGGAACAGAGGTAAAGAAATTGTGCGAtccaaaagtgaattttatttttcaattgaaaaaaatgtaaaatgattcTTTAGGCTATCCgaagatcagaatcagaatcagctttattgccaggcatgttttcacatgcgaggaatttgttttagtgacataatctccacagtgtaacagaatgacatatgtagtatagatgaaatgtacacatttacaggtgtgaaatgtgcagttaaaataaacatatgaaatatacatatgcaaataagtatacaatatatacaatttgtatgtacacatgtgcaattgtgaaatgtgcagttgaagtaaacataaacattcagacaatatgtacagagtgcaagtaggaaatgtgcaattgaggtatacatagtgcaaatattatgtataatgtattatGTATAATGCTCTGTATCAGTTTTTTGGGTAAATATACTgaacatttttcctttttgttatcATGTCATGTTCTCAGTAACATTTCCGTCACTGACCATTTTTAAACCACAATCTGGAATCTATATTTAGACACTGACAGTTAATATCTATCTCTTATCACCTGAGTTATTTTCTACTCTTGGATTAAGACCTGTGGTTTTGAGGGTGTTGTGGTCACTGACATTTGCTAGAATCTCCCCCCTTTTCACAAGAATACAATCCTTGACACATTCTAACTTACAAACTTTCAATTATTTGGAAAATCGTATTTTTCCACAGATCATAGCACGATGATGATCTGAGATAAATGCATACCTATTAATTCTTACAGATAAGAaggatttaatttatttgtgtaggtGGATGTGTGGTCTTTGGGCATTATGGTGGTGGAGATGGTTGATGGAGAGCCTCCATATTTCAGTGAGACTCCAGTAGCTGCTATGAAGAGATTGAGAGACGAAGCAGCACCTTCTGTCAGAAATACACACAAGGCAAGACTgtaattatataaatgaaattgGTAAACTGTTGAAGTCAGTGATTGTCTATAGATTTATAATAATCAGCTACACAACCTTGGGACTGGTTTGTAAAGCACTGGAAAGTTTATAGTATTTTCTCTCCATTGCTAGAGTTTCACGTCTGCCATGTACAACATTTTTGGAAATTATTCATGctgaaataaatctgaaatatttttcacatatacacaaatgcTAATTAAAGCATGCATATAATACACGAGCATATGGTATACTTAACACTTCAGTTTGCACAAATAGAAACTAGTATTTCAG
Protein-coding regions in this window:
- the pak6b gene encoding serine/threonine-protein kinase PAK 6b isoform X2 — translated: MFQRKKKKRKIEISAPKNFEHRVHTSYDAARDCFLGLPPQWQSVIETLKRPKPLVDPSNITSVHHKKEKNIVRGSFIGHGDYIASAIAEMSRLSVTSSNSLRRTSVSLRKRAKSLGRLGDLVEGETYQYQELNEKKHQYSQSVLGWHDWTRQVYSENGSPQPGGKKSATLQPNGLPPRAKSIIEVSTASTTTPPLMPRDILGLQGAGHESNYAHSEKLGLYNPSMAQRSSKANQRPVSCLYNTPTLSQGSKVTPRVPPITELALVSVETSRRPYSTYDLKTNSRGFPAIAKPNGTSSPKLEYSTHSHSQLSSNATIRSPNNASVPPIQDSPTQPRPSPTGSPSTNISGAYSPCLRTAEPDSTICEQPGVTHAQFKAALQMVVDKGDPRTYLENFVKIGEGSTGVVCIAREKHSGKQVAVKMMDLRKQQRRELLFNEVVIMRDYRHKNVVEMYKSALVEEELWVIMEYLQGGALTNIVSETRLTEEQIATVCDGVLQALAYLHAQGVIHRDIKSDSILLTLDGRIKLSDFGFCAQISKDIPKRKSLVGTPYWMAPEVISKTPYGTEVDVWSLGIMVVEMVDGEPPYFSETPVAAMKRLRDEAAPSVRNTHKMSPVLRDFLESMLTKDPLERSSATDLLKHPFLLQSGSPRCLVPLVEQYRKRMSRC
- the pak6b gene encoding serine/threonine-protein kinase PAK 6b isoform X1, which codes for MKNTRKNRFYFYFPQAFKMFQRKKKKRKIEISAPKNFEHRVHTSYDAARDCFLGLPPQWQSVIETLKRPKPLVDPSNITSVHHKKEKNIVRGSFIGHGDYIASAIAEMSRLSVTSSNSLRRTSVSLRKRAKSLGRLGDLVEGETYQYQELNEKKHQYSQSVLGWHDWTRQVYSENGSPQPGGKKSATLQPNGLPPRAKSIIEVSTASTTTPPLMPRDILGLQGAGHESNYAHSEKLGLYNPSMAQRSSKANQRPVSCLYNTPTLSQGSKVTPRVPPITELALVSVETSRRPYSTYDLKTNSRGFPAIAKPNGTSSPKLEYSTHSHSQLSSNATIRSPNNASVPPIQDSPTQPRPSPTGSPSTNISGAYSPCLRTAEPDSTICEQPGVTHAQFKAALQMVVDKGDPRTYLENFVKIGEGSTGVVCIAREKHSGKQVAVKMMDLRKQQRRELLFNEVVIMRDYRHKNVVEMYKSALVEEELWVIMEYLQGGALTNIVSETRLTEEQIATVCDGVLQALAYLHAQGVIHRDIKSDSILLTLDGRIKLSDFGFCAQISKDIPKRKSLVGTPYWMAPEVISKTPYGTEVDVWSLGIMVVEMVDGEPPYFSETPVAAMKRLRDEAAPSVRNTHKMSPVLRDFLESMLTKDPLERSSATDLLKHPFLLQSGSPRCLVPLVEQYRKRMSRC
- the pak6b gene encoding serine/threonine-protein kinase PAK 6b isoform X3 — encoded protein: MSRLSVTSSNSLRRTSVSLRKRAKSLGRLGDLVEGETYQYQELNEKKHQYSQSVLGWHDWTRQVYSENGSPQPGGKKSATLQPNGLPPRAKSIIEVSTASTTTPPLMPRDILGLQGAGHESNYAHSEKLGLYNPSMAQRSSKANQRPVSCLYNTPTLSQGSKVTPRVPPITELALVSVETSRRPYSTYDLKTNSRGFPAIAKPNGTSSPKLEYSTHSHSQLSSNATIRSPNNASVPPIQDSPTQPRPSPTGSPSTNISGAYSPCLRTAEPDSTICEQPGVTHAQFKAALQMVVDKGDPRTYLENFVKIGEGSTGVVCIAREKHSGKQVAVKMMDLRKQQRRELLFNEVVIMRDYRHKNVVEMYKSALVEEELWVIMEYLQGGALTNIVSETRLTEEQIATVCDGVLQALAYLHAQGVIHRDIKSDSILLTLDGRIKLSDFGFCAQISKDIPKRKSLVGTPYWMAPEVISKTPYGTEVDVWSLGIMVVEMVDGEPPYFSETPVAAMKRLRDEAAPSVRNTHKMSPVLRDFLESMLTKDPLERSSATDLLKHPFLLQSGSPRCLVPLVEQYRKRMSRC